One region of Quercus lobata isolate SW786 chromosome 2, ValleyOak3.0 Primary Assembly, whole genome shotgun sequence genomic DNA includes:
- the LOC115974341 gene encoding 5'-nucleotidase domain-containing protein 4 isoform X1, translated as MRIPRNPVSVSVSVSFCLSFLSPFLSSSPSPSLTFSSQFLSKSALSPGKRKRFHTSGSSQLHASYPMNESRGTVVGDQSSNFLHLGNIDQGQKPCVWSSPEGGRKIEIGKRIFCNRSLNMKSIVAVGFDMDYTLAQYKPETFESLAYEGTIKKLVNDLGYPRELLDWSFDWKYMVRGLVLDKKRGNILKMDRHKYVKVAYHGFKELSKEEKVGTYGNTLIRDSFDEPDYALIDTLFSLAEAYLFAQLVDYRDNNPGKVPAGADYSWMYKDVRAAVDLCHRDGTLKQMVAKDPKRYINEDTAIVPMLKMLRDSGRATFLVTNSLWDYTNIVMNFLCESRTINGSNPINFDWLQYFDVVITGSAKPGFFHEDNRANLFEVEPESGMLVNTDNGSPMAQMGSSSPTLSLKGPNKMCRVFQGGSVGHLHKLLSIGSSSQVLYVGDHIYGDILRSKKVLGWRTMLVVPELEREVELLWELRDTRKQLRLLRNQRDHIEDKIHRLKWSLKFEDVNVDEKKISSELDELESQREQVRLTHQQSQRECHQKFHKVWGQLMKTGYQNSRFAHQVERFACLYSSQVSNLGLCSPDKYYRPSEDFMPHEFDIIPW; from the exons ATGCGAATTCCCAGGAACCCCGTTTCCGTTTCCGTTTCCGTTTcattttgtctttctttcctaTCTCccttcctctcttcctctccgTCTCCCTCCCTCACTTTCTCCTCTCAATTCCTCTCCAAATCCGCTCTCTCCCCTGGAAAAAGAAAACGTTTTCACACCTCAG GATCAAGCCAATTGCATGCCAGTTATCCAATGAACGAGAGTCGTGGGACTGTTGTTGGTGATCAATCATCAAATTTTCTTCATTTGGGAAACATTGATCAAGGTCAGAAACCATGTGTATGGTCATCTCCTGAAGGTGGACGTAAGATTGAAATAGGAAAGCGTATCTTTTGCAACAGATCATTAAACATGAAGAGCATCGTTGCTGTTGGGTTTGATATGGATTACACTTTGGCACAATACAAGCCTGAGACTTTTGAATCCCTTGCTTATGAAGGCACGATAAAAAAATTGGTGAATGATTTGGGATACCCTCGTGAG TTGCTGGATTGGTCATTTGATTGGAAATACATGGTCAGAGGCTTGGTACTTGATAAAAAGAGAGGCAACATCTTGAAG ATGGATCGGCATAAGTACGTGAAAGTAGCCTACCATGGATTCAAGGAGCTGTCAAAGGAAGAAAAAGTTGGGACTTATGGAAATACTTTGATACGGGATTCATTTGACGAGCCTGACTATGCTCTTATTGATACCCTTTTTTCACTAGCTGAAGCCTACTTGTTTGCTCAACTGGTTGACTACCGGGACAATAATCCTGGAAAAGTTCCAGCGGGTGCTGA TTATTCTTGGATGTACAAAGATGTGCGAGCTGCAGTTGATTTGTGCCATCGTGATGGAACTTTAAAGCAAATGGTTGCAAAAGATCCTAAAAG ATATATCAATGAAGATACCGCAATAGTGCCAATGCTGAAAATGCTCAGAGATTCTGGTCGTGCTACATTCTTGGTGACAAATAG TTTGTGGGACTATACGAACATTGTGATGAATTTTCTATGTGAATCCCGTACTATCAATGGTAGTAACCCGATCAATTTCGACTGGCTTCAGTACTTTGATGTTGTAATCACTGGCAG TGCAAAGCCAGGATTTTTCCATGAGGACAATCGCGCGAATTTATTTGAAGTTGAACCTGAGTCTGGGATGCTGGTTAATACTGATAATGGCTCTCCTATGGCTCAG atGGGAAGTTCTTCACCAACATTATCATTGAAGGGGCCAAATAAGATGTGCAGAGTTTTCCAG GGAGGCAGTGTTGGTCATCTGCACAAACTACTCTCAATTGGGTCAAGTTCACAG GTTCTCTATGTTGGGGATCATATCTATGGAGATATTTTACGCAGCAAAAAGGTTCTTG GGTGGAGAACAATGCTTGTTGTACCAGAGCTAGAGAGGGAGGTTGAACTTCTTTGGGAATTAAGGGATACCCGCAAG CAACTACGATTGTTAAGGAACCAGCGCGACCATATTGAAGACAAAATACATCGTTTGAAGTGGTCTCTCAA GTTTGAAGATGTCAATGTTGATGAGAAAAAGATTTCTTCAGAGCTAGATGAATTGGAG tcTCAAAGGGAGCAAGTCCGACTAACTCATCAACAGAGCCAACGGGAATGTCACCAAAAG TTTCATAAAGTCTGGGGACAACTCATGAAGACCGGTTATCAAAACTCACGCTTCGCGCATCAG GTTGAGAGATTTGCATGCCTTTACAGTAGCCAAGTATCCAACTTAGGCCTGTGTTCCCCAGATAAATACTACAGACCAAGTGAAGATTTCATGCCCCATGAATTTGATATAATTCCCTGGTGA
- the LOC115974341 gene encoding 5'-nucleotidase domain-containing protein 4 isoform X2, which yields MNESRGTVVGDQSSNFLHLGNIDQGQKPCVWSSPEGGRKIEIGKRIFCNRSLNMKSIVAVGFDMDYTLAQYKPETFESLAYEGTIKKLVNDLGYPRELLDWSFDWKYMVRGLVLDKKRGNILKMDRHKYVKVAYHGFKELSKEEKVGTYGNTLIRDSFDEPDYALIDTLFSLAEAYLFAQLVDYRDNNPGKVPAGADYSWMYKDVRAAVDLCHRDGTLKQMVAKDPKRYINEDTAIVPMLKMLRDSGRATFLVTNSLWDYTNIVMNFLCESRTINGSNPINFDWLQYFDVVITGSAKPGFFHEDNRANLFEVEPESGMLVNTDNGSPMAQMGSSSPTLSLKGPNKMCRVFQGGSVGHLHKLLSIGSSSQVLYVGDHIYGDILRSKKVLGWRTMLVVPELEREVELLWELRDTRKQLRLLRNQRDHIEDKIHRLKWSLKFEDVNVDEKKISSELDELESQREQVRLTHQQSQRECHQKFHKVWGQLMKTGYQNSRFAHQVERFACLYSSQVSNLGLCSPDKYYRPSEDFMPHEFDIIPW from the exons ATGAACGAGAGTCGTGGGACTGTTGTTGGTGATCAATCATCAAATTTTCTTCATTTGGGAAACATTGATCAAGGTCAGAAACCATGTGTATGGTCATCTCCTGAAGGTGGACGTAAGATTGAAATAGGAAAGCGTATCTTTTGCAACAGATCATTAAACATGAAGAGCATCGTTGCTGTTGGGTTTGATATGGATTACACTTTGGCACAATACAAGCCTGAGACTTTTGAATCCCTTGCTTATGAAGGCACGATAAAAAAATTGGTGAATGATTTGGGATACCCTCGTGAG TTGCTGGATTGGTCATTTGATTGGAAATACATGGTCAGAGGCTTGGTACTTGATAAAAAGAGAGGCAACATCTTGAAG ATGGATCGGCATAAGTACGTGAAAGTAGCCTACCATGGATTCAAGGAGCTGTCAAAGGAAGAAAAAGTTGGGACTTATGGAAATACTTTGATACGGGATTCATTTGACGAGCCTGACTATGCTCTTATTGATACCCTTTTTTCACTAGCTGAAGCCTACTTGTTTGCTCAACTGGTTGACTACCGGGACAATAATCCTGGAAAAGTTCCAGCGGGTGCTGA TTATTCTTGGATGTACAAAGATGTGCGAGCTGCAGTTGATTTGTGCCATCGTGATGGAACTTTAAAGCAAATGGTTGCAAAAGATCCTAAAAG ATATATCAATGAAGATACCGCAATAGTGCCAATGCTGAAAATGCTCAGAGATTCTGGTCGTGCTACATTCTTGGTGACAAATAG TTTGTGGGACTATACGAACATTGTGATGAATTTTCTATGTGAATCCCGTACTATCAATGGTAGTAACCCGATCAATTTCGACTGGCTTCAGTACTTTGATGTTGTAATCACTGGCAG TGCAAAGCCAGGATTTTTCCATGAGGACAATCGCGCGAATTTATTTGAAGTTGAACCTGAGTCTGGGATGCTGGTTAATACTGATAATGGCTCTCCTATGGCTCAG atGGGAAGTTCTTCACCAACATTATCATTGAAGGGGCCAAATAAGATGTGCAGAGTTTTCCAG GGAGGCAGTGTTGGTCATCTGCACAAACTACTCTCAATTGGGTCAAGTTCACAG GTTCTCTATGTTGGGGATCATATCTATGGAGATATTTTACGCAGCAAAAAGGTTCTTG GGTGGAGAACAATGCTTGTTGTACCAGAGCTAGAGAGGGAGGTTGAACTTCTTTGGGAATTAAGGGATACCCGCAAG CAACTACGATTGTTAAGGAACCAGCGCGACCATATTGAAGACAAAATACATCGTTTGAAGTGGTCTCTCAA GTTTGAAGATGTCAATGTTGATGAGAAAAAGATTTCTTCAGAGCTAGATGAATTGGAG tcTCAAAGGGAGCAAGTCCGACTAACTCATCAACAGAGCCAACGGGAATGTCACCAAAAG TTTCATAAAGTCTGGGGACAACTCATGAAGACCGGTTATCAAAACTCACGCTTCGCGCATCAG GTTGAGAGATTTGCATGCCTTTACAGTAGCCAAGTATCCAACTTAGGCCTGTGTTCCCCAGATAAATACTACAGACCAAGTGAAGATTTCATGCCCCATGAATTTGATATAATTCCCTGGTGA